One Halobaculum roseum DNA segment encodes these proteins:
- a CDS encoding efflux RND transporter permease subunit yields the protein MTDEGLAAAVAAEITERPGRIVVAFLLLTLVFAGGLANVSTAAGTEQFTSGIPAEEALSDIQREFGPSFSEDTGSTQLVQRDRNVLSKPAMLRMLEAQDRLQGTDGLRVVGVSSPAATVARTIDPDATTTEAQIRALERATPTEIDRAVRENADNPAFTGGVSDDFNAESASASATIGVVTHEIPGAGGGGAAAGQSGSSPLTDIQLRSQRVVDTVGGDITVFGSGIISAEFSSVITDSLLIVTPAAVLLIIGFLIVAYRDLIDLLLGSFSLLLAVVWTFGFLGLVGIPFSQMMISVPPLLLAVGIDFGIHAVNRYREDRAEGHGVEEAMNLAVRQLLVAFFIVTGTTVIGFLANLTSDLAPIREFGLVAAAGILFTFLLFGVFLPAAKVLIDQRRDSIPIPTFSQAPLGAEGSGLASALRVGVSVGERAPRVFLALVVVLTAVSGGYAAGISTSFSQEDFLPPEETPEYLEELPEPFAPGDYSAVATLNFLEEKFTASQGGSVTIYVEGDMEDSTRLEEIHRMGDDPPSTFVSEDGRAESQSIVTVIQQRADSDPEFRRLVERNDRNANGVPDDNLDEIYDYLLSSSSREQALQYLSEDRRSTQVVYSTEADADQSAVTADGRSVADRYRDTSGVAVATGSTVVFAAVSDLIFTSAVQSLAVALSLTVVFLLVIYGLIEGLPSLGLVNTIPIVASVALVAATMRLAGIAFNAFTATILSLTIGLGIDYSVHVVHRFIDERGEHDLVTALERTVRGTGGALLGSMLTTTTGIGVLVFSVLSILGQFGTLTALSILYSFVTSMLVLPSALVIWDGLKGHDPTKPVEAESGLSVPFLGGGDRTEATGAD from the coding sequence ATGACCGACGAGGGGCTCGCCGCCGCGGTCGCCGCGGAGATCACGGAGCGTCCCGGGCGGATCGTCGTGGCGTTCCTGCTGCTCACGCTGGTGTTCGCCGGCGGGCTGGCGAACGTCTCGACGGCCGCCGGGACCGAGCAGTTCACCTCGGGGATCCCCGCCGAGGAGGCCCTCTCGGACATCCAGCGGGAGTTCGGCCCGTCGTTCTCCGAGGACACCGGCTCGACGCAGCTCGTCCAGCGGGACCGGAACGTCCTCTCGAAGCCGGCGATGCTTCGGATGCTCGAGGCGCAAGACCGGCTTCAGGGGACGGACGGCTTGCGCGTGGTCGGCGTCTCCTCCCCGGCGGCGACGGTCGCGCGAACGATCGACCCGGACGCGACCACGACCGAGGCGCAGATCCGCGCGCTCGAACGGGCGACGCCCACGGAGATCGACCGGGCGGTGCGTGAGAACGCCGACAACCCGGCGTTCACCGGCGGGGTGTCAGACGACTTCAACGCCGAGTCGGCGTCGGCGTCGGCCACGATCGGCGTCGTCACGCACGAGATACCGGGCGCCGGCGGCGGCGGCGCGGCGGCCGGACAGAGCGGATCCAGCCCGCTGACCGACATCCAGCTCCGGAGCCAGCGCGTCGTCGACACCGTCGGCGGCGACATCACCGTCTTCGGCTCGGGGATCATCTCCGCGGAGTTCTCGTCGGTGATCACCGACTCGCTGCTCATCGTCACGCCCGCGGCGGTCCTGTTGATCATCGGCTTCCTGATCGTCGCCTACCGCGATCTCATCGACCTCCTGCTCGGTTCGTTCTCGCTGCTACTCGCTGTCGTGTGGACGTTCGGGTTCCTCGGACTCGTCGGGATCCCGTTCAGTCAGATGATGATCTCGGTGCCGCCGCTGCTCTTGGCGGTCGGGATCGACTTCGGCATCCACGCGGTGAACCGGTACCGGGAGGACCGGGCTGAGGGACACGGCGTGGAGGAGGCGATGAACCTGGCGGTGCGCCAGCTCCTCGTGGCGTTCTTCATCGTGACGGGAACGACGGTCATCGGCTTCCTCGCGAACCTCACGTCCGACCTGGCGCCGATCCGGGAGTTCGGGCTGGTCGCGGCCGCCGGCATCCTGTTCACGTTCCTGCTGTTCGGCGTGTTCCTGCCGGCGGCGAAGGTGCTGATCGACCAGCGTCGCGATTCCATCCCGATCCCGACGTTCTCCCAGGCGCCGCTCGGCGCAGAGGGGAGCGGCCTCGCGAGCGCGCTCCGCGTCGGCGTCTCCGTCGGCGAGCGCGCCCCGCGGGTGTTCCTCGCGCTCGTGGTCGTCCTCACCGCGGTCTCGGGCGGCTACGCGGCGGGCATCTCCACGTCGTTCTCACAGGAGGACTTCCTGCCGCCAGAGGAGACGCCCGAGTACCTCGAGGAGCTTCCCGAACCGTTCGCGCCCGGCGACTACTCCGCCGTCGCGACGCTCAACTTCCTCGAGGAGAAGTTCACCGCGAGCCAGGGCGGGTCGGTCACGATCTACGTCGAGGGCGACATGGAGGACTCGACGAGGCTGGAGGAGATCCATCGCATGGGCGACGATCCGCCGAGCACGTTCGTCTCCGAGGACGGGCGCGCGGAATCTCAGAGTATCGTGACGGTCATCCAGCAGCGGGCGGACTCCGATCCCGAGTTCCGTCGACTCGTCGAGCGGAACGACCGGAACGCGAACGGCGTTCCCGACGACAACCTCGATGAGATCTACGACTACCTGCTGTCGTCGTCCTCGCGCGAGCAGGCGTTGCAGTACCTCTCCGAGGACCGCCGGAGCACGCAGGTGGTGTACTCGACCGAGGCGGACGCCGACCAGTCGGCCGTGACGGCCGACGGGCGTTCGGTCGCGGACCGCTATCGCGACACCAGCGGCGTCGCGGTCGCCACGGGCAGCACCGTGGTGTTCGCCGCCGTCTCGGACCTGATCTTCACCTCCGCCGTCCAGAGCCTCGCCGTGGCGCTCTCGCTCACCGTGGTCTTCCTGCTGGTCATCTACGGCCTCATCGAGGGGCTGCCGTCGCTCGGCCTCGTCAACACTATCCCGATCGTCGCGTCGGTGGCGCTGGTGGCGGCGACGATGCGGCTCGCGGGCATCGCGTTCAACGCGTTCACGGCGACGATCCTCTCGTTGACCATCGGCCTGGGGATCGACTACTCGGTCCACGTCGTCCACCGGTTCATCGACGAACGCGGCGAACACGACCTCGTCACCGCGCTGGAGCGGACCGTCCGCGGGACCGGCGGCGCGCTCCTCGGGAGCATGCTCACGACGACGACGGGCATCGGCGTGCTCGTGTTCTCGGTGTTGAGCATCCTCGGCCAGTTCGGCACCCTCACCGCGCTGTCGATCCTCTACTCGTTCGTCACGTCGATGCTGGTGCTCCCGTCGGCGCTGGTCATTTGGGACGGCCTCAAGGGTCACGACCCGACGAAGCCGGTCGAAGCGGAGTCCGGGCTCTCGGTGCCGTTCCTCGGCGGCGGTGACCGGACGGAAGCGACGGGCGCAGACTGA
- a CDS encoding acylphosphatase — protein sequence MSDDDGDRVRAHVFVSGRVQGVFYRANTRDAARDRGVDGWVRNLDDGRVEAVFEAPPDAVEGMVEWCHTGSPSAVVENVDAEYEEPEGERGFTIRR from the coding sequence ATGAGCGACGATGATGGAGACCGCGTCCGGGCACACGTGTTCGTGTCCGGGCGAGTACAGGGGGTCTTCTACCGCGCGAACACCCGCGATGCCGCACGCGATCGCGGCGTCGACGGGTGGGTCCGAAACCTCGACGACGGGCGCGTCGAGGCGGTGTTCGAGGCGCCGCCCGACGCCGTCGAGGGGATGGTCGAGTGGTGTCACACGGGGAGCCCGAGCGCGGTCGTCGAGAACGTCGACGCCGAATACGAGGAGCCGGAGGGCGAGCGGGGCTTCACGATCCGGCGGTAG
- a CDS encoding DMT family transporter: MYVVSKWGFDLIPPLTLGFLRVAVGAAALYAVVRTRGVAVDRADYRGFALLGGWVALTIASQFLGTELTNASQGSLLTVLTPVFTVVLGAAVLGEEVTRRSGGGMALAAVGTLLVLAGQYDLTRLGGGNVAGVGALVLASIAWAGYTVWGVPLVRKYSALTAATYSCLASLPPLAALSAAELAVRAPPLAAMASPGALLAVAYLGLGSTAAAWYLWYKGLETVSAGTVAAFFFAQPLVGTALGAALLGEAIGPGFVVGGATMAAGIWLVSTAADGI; encoded by the coding sequence ATGTACGTCGTGAGCAAGTGGGGGTTCGACCTGATCCCGCCGCTGACGCTCGGGTTCCTCCGCGTCGCCGTCGGCGCCGCCGCGCTCTACGCGGTCGTCCGCACCCGCGGCGTCGCCGTCGACCGGGCGGACTACCGGGGCTTCGCCCTCCTCGGCGGATGGGTCGCCCTCACCATCGCCAGCCAGTTCCTCGGCACGGAGCTGACGAACGCCAGCCAGGGATCCCTGTTGACGGTGTTGACGCCCGTCTTCACGGTCGTCCTCGGCGCGGCGGTACTCGGGGAGGAGGTGACCCGCCGCTCGGGCGGGGGGATGGCGCTCGCGGCCGTCGGCACGCTGCTCGTGCTCGCGGGGCAGTACGACCTGACGCGCCTCGGCGGCGGAAACGTCGCCGGCGTGGGCGCGCTCGTTCTCGCGAGCATCGCGTGGGCCGGCTACACCGTCTGGGGGGTGCCCCTCGTGCGGAAGTACTCGGCGCTGACGGCGGCGACGTACTCCTGTCTCGCCTCCCTGCCGCCGCTGGCGGCGCTGTCGGCAGCGGAGCTGGCGGTGCGGGCGCCGCCGCTCGCGGCGATGGCGTCGCCGGGCGCGCTGCTGGCGGTCGCGTACCTCGGCCTCGGTTCGACGGCGGCGGCGTGGTACCTCTGGTACAAGGGGCTGGAGACGGTGTCGGCGGGCACCGTCGCGGCGTTCTTCTTCGCCCAACCGCTCGTCGGCACGGCGCTCGGGGCCGCGCTGCTCGGGGAGGCGATCGGCCCGGGCTTCGTCGTCGGGGGAGCGACGATGGCGGCGGGGATCTGGCTGGTGAGCACCGCCGCCGACGGGATCTGA